The nucleotide window aaagcttgcgagactctttaagatgctaaggagctatagccagccgattacgtttagtacctgcagttaatcattttgggaaaatacgtcagtttacactggtaaatacattcaaccgacacttttgtaaaatgtttattaaaattgatttgaatgcacaaggcacaaactcttttataacttgggataatttataattaaatcttgtaaagaattacatgcttgctatgcgttcggtcgcccgggtcatgccgggttaaagtttaatagacacaccacatagcgtaaaaccgaggtgggtaaaccaacggtcacacctttaattaatatagacacaatgccgggtgtacgcctacacccggatgtcgaggtcgtggccatttcgtaaaatgatgccaaggatatccgggacatggtcattaagcccccaaaggcgttaagccaacaaaacaagtttttaaacgggtcacattgataatacccaactacaaatgagttggggtcaattgcccgaccaagcggtattttagataccgtaccccaagcccgtataacggaaaataagttaaaagtatttacctttgcaagtataatccttaattgagtaaatcacagatagcttttactgtctcctattctggaacaaaggttttaaaataacctattagaatcctaacgggtctttatatttgccgtagcctagaccggttagttttgaagtatagttacggtttaatcgcgtgaaaggcgaaaaccgtgagtGGAGTGTGactttgacccaacaagtttgaagacttgttttatatgggtataataatcatactctggattttggggtcaaaacaatatggtttgacccgtatcggctaatttatgtaaactagttacataagccgaaccgtgcgcgcaaaaggcgcaacgggtaatcGTAAgggtcctacactgttttcctaagtcaacatgctttaaagaggttgtggtatcagtaggataccttccgtaatgcccgtaacgagtttaagttgttattatgccccgtaggggtatttcggtctttttaaaggttataaaagaggttttagagttctatgggaaatctgagtttcccgaacagtttataaagtctaaaatactttatttattatttaaaatcagtagcaactagaatcgggtcaaaagaccttgtagaactcaagttatggccgaaaagggtatattcggtatttaccgaaccgttgccataaccgcaggttatgagcaggttaaaaataattaaaaatctttaaaaatcccaaaatattattttacaacagggagcaaaaggtttggtgtcgaaatccgggtatagataggcgttatgctaattgcgccgtttattaaaaattttctttaattgcgctatttagcataactcatattctggacctcggattgacgtgaaattttagggatatgcttagaaatcagtaatcaaggttatgatcctttcacatgtccgaaattctcgttttattttaaaaagggcgttacggtcaacttttaagcatttaacggaaatgtgtaaaagacttggacaaacgacgaaccggtcacagaggctgataccatcatgtgacctggtcctaagagagtcctaaggcatatctacattgcactaaaacgggtcagaactgaagtcaaagcaaaagtcaaagttttgcgactttcggctccgaaccgggtcaatatagcaaatggtcgaatcaaaaaagcttagacttgttaatacacttattatcatattttatgagtgttcaaaccggttgcatatcatctacattacagattatgcgtaaaatcgcaaaatggctttctgttgactttttaagtacacgtttgactcgacatttgacctagttagagtggtgatcatggggaacccttttaagggtttattacccacataaataccaacacataactatctttgattcgataaatcactggaccattcgtgatttatcacaaagtcaatcgttaactacgacggattgacttttaagctaaactaagcaaaaactaagccataaaagagttagacaacttacagaagcttgtgcacgacttaggatgatagaagaacacttgagagctccaggaatgatcttGAGAgcagtgtttgaggtgtggtgaacttatgcacaatgtaggcCTTTTTATAGCAAAGtttggtgcacaagatcattacaacacatcctacattgctcatggatgatcagcaagtgtcctaaggtgctaggggtcaggtagagggcgcccatgcttcattgattgctcacaagatcgtttacaagccaaatcattgaatctgcccatgttttctgttactgggcgtcccacgcggcccgcatgaagaaTCATGCAACTTGTTCGCGagccgcctgaatccttaagtCAGAAACCGGAttaacaggtggctcgcggcccgcgttaggtctgattttccaagatttttgaatcttttgtaatgattacgaaatcttcggtaattaataacctgacctttcgggtttgaaggggtaactttgcgatatggccctcggttaattacaattaagggcctcgtgccatttACCCGTACTGTCaagcccccggttagtttaattattatccgcaaagccttaactttcattgttgacgcttttaacccctctcgtacgaatttgatcataactttctcgttttaaaacggaacttcgcgaaatttatatagtacattctagtgagcgtattttactgttacaaagcttcgggtttgtcaaagggtcactcagaggtataattaaacatgttgacacagttaacccttgcagcttgtaatctctcactttcttccgcgtttcgcttccgtacgatccatgatttattcgtttgaaggtacgagcatcgtttagggttactatacagtataattaccctttgttgacatttataaccctcgaatttacatacttttaaggtttgtcaaatttagtcctttatttaatatctaatgccacgtgtaaactcgggacacgtgtcaacacattattggacacaaaatttcgaggtgttacagaaacAGTGGTTTCCTTTGTCTGTTGTAATAGTATGAGTTTTTAGCTAGCCGTAGTTATATGTAACACTGGTTAAAGAGGAACGACAATAAGAGCCAAAACTGGTGAATGGTTGAACgatcaaatactaaaaaacagaTTATAATATATCAGTAGATTCATCATAAGTAGCTGTTTGCATTAGACTTTAAATCATTCCTTTCATCAGAACCGCAGATGCTCAAAACATTTGTCAAAAGCTTATTCACTGTTGATTCATAAGAGGCAAACAATATGGTTCACATCAGCGGATTCATCATCAGCAGCTGTTTGCATTAGACTTTCCCCTTTAAAGTGTTTATAACATCTGATAGGCCTCATCCACTGTTTGTACACTACAACTGCTGTCCATTAAGCACTGCTTGTGTACAACAACTGCTCAAGACAAAGTCCTGTTATTTAATCTACTGCCCTAACTCAAGTGCTGCTAAAGACCAAAGCCCTGCTTTGACTGAagcagtggaatgaagaaacAATTGTTTACTTTGTCTATTGTAATAGTATAAGTGTTTAGCTAGCAGTAGTTATATGTAACAATTGTTAAACAAGAACAGCTAAAAAGAGCCAAAACTAGTTCAcatcagtggattcatcataagcagctgtttgcaTTAGACTTTTCCCTTCAAAGTGGTTATAACATCTAATGCCCCTCATCCACTGTGTGTATACTACAACTGCTGTCCCTTAAGTACTGCTTGTgtacaacaactgctgaagacaaagtgCTGTTATTTAATCTACTGCCCTAACTCAAGTACTGCTAAAGACCAAAGCCCTGCTTCGAATGAAGCAGTGGACTGAAGAAACAGTTGTTTACTATGTCTATCATAATAGTATCAGTGTTTAGCTAGCAGTAGTTATATGTAACAGTGGTTaaagaggaacagataataaacAGCTGATGGCCCTCATCCACTTTTTCTATACTACAACTTCTGTTCCTTAAGTACTGCTTGTgtacaacaactgctgaagacaaagtgCTGCTATTTAATCTACTGCCCTAACTCAAGTACTGCTAAAGACCAAAGCCCTGCTTTGAATGAAGCAGTGGACTGAAGAAACAGTTGTTTACTATGTCTATTGTAATAGTATCAGTGTTTAGCTGGCGGTAGTTATATGTAACAGTGGTTaaagaggaacagataataagcAGCTGATGGCCCTCATCCACTGTTTGTATACTACAACTGTTGTCCCTTAAGTACTGCTTGTgtacaacaactgctgaagaTACATTCAAACTCTATATTAAAAAAGTAGAATTTAGACTATGTCAAACTAATTTAGACATCCCATATACTATATTCACAAAGTAAACCACATAATGGTTTACCACaaatttcaagttcataagttacCAACATctaaaacatagaaaacaactgTTTGAGTAATTTAACACTTACCAACGACAACCAAACTTCAAACAACCACGTACTTAAGTACATACCAAAAAACATAGCATGTTTACCATCAAAATATAACGACGTGAAAGAAGCTAAGTGTTAAGCCTAGATGGCTTCCTCCGGCTCCTTTTGTTGTTAGAAGAGAGTTCCCCAACATTTTGACCTTCCACATCCTGCAACGAACGTTTACCATTAGGACTGGTGGCCGAATCCTTCTCAGCTTCGACAACGGAAGAGTCGGCCATAACAGATATAACATCCTTCAATTAAATCACAAAACAACTACTAAGGTATCAAATAATGTAATATAATCTATACTAAACCAAAAAACAAAACTGTAGAATTCTTGTTCACCTTTGAAATATCAGCACCGGCCATCTGTGAGGATTCAGATAATTGAACAGCTTTAATTTCTGAACCTTCTTGACTAAACACCTAATATCAAAATATTACCAAAAGGGAATTTAATTAAGATATTTAAACTACAAAAATTGGGAAGAAAAAAATAAATCAATATAGGATATACAAAAACTCTTACCTCATCAGCAACCTCAAGAGCATTTCCATTACCACCAACCAATTCAGCAATTATGTCCGGATCATCACATACTTTTTGGATAGTGTAGACGTGGTAGTCATGGTTACGGTTGTAATCAGAAACTTTAATTTTAAACGCCAACTTCTTTTCAACCAACTGTGATATTTCATGGGGAAAAGTTTCAGTATCATCAAGCTTCACTTGGCGTTCCCTTATATCATTCGCAGTTGAACCAATAAGCTTCATTACATCTTTATCAAACATCACAAAAGAAACGCTGCCAGTTTCATCTTGCACTCTCAGATGTACTTTGAACCTGTAATAAATGCCAAGTAAATTACAGCAAAAACCATAGCAGTTCTGGACATAAAAAGATCGGACGTTAACTTACTTTATGGTTATCGATGTGCATTCTTTATCGCATTTCGGACAAACCAATGAAGCAGGTGACAGATTCATGACCTTATCAGAAATGGTTTTAGCATATTGTAAGTACTCAATTTTGGTCAACACCTTCTTGTTACAGTCTCGACATGCCGGATAAAACCATCCATagttttgttgaacaattttgATCGTTGCAACTACCACACATGACATTCCCTACAATATCACAGATAAAGCTTTATTAACATGCTCAATTgataaaacatagaaaacattAACAAAATTAAAATGCCTATGAATGTATATAGAATTATTCGTACACTATCAATCTCAATAATTTCATCAACATGTCTCTTAGGAGTCTCAATTAGAAATTCTTGACGGACTGGAAACACACTCTGAGATGAAAGAATGGTTTGAGAAGAAGAAGCACCAGCTTCAAATTGTTTCACTAAAAgactataaaaataaaaacacaattagCGTTAATACTCACACTTATGttaataaaaacatgaaaaatatgaaatataaatcACGGATAGTACCTCTTGCGAAGTTCATTAATCTCATCAATTTCTTGGTTGAGAAATAGACGACTTCCAAACTTATCACTCTGAACAGTATATTGACCCGCAAGAAACAATATACATATCCAACAATTCATTACAAATGACTAGAGAAATAATAAACTGTTCTTAAAAAATTTAACAAAACGGAGATTGGGAAAACTAAACGAAATAAATCAGTGAAATATAAATTACCCTGCCACTTCCTAATCCTCGCATGCTGAATGACAGCCATCACAGTCTCATTCGGAGAGTTTTGAGACAAAAAATCATTAAATTCTTGTGCATACATATTCCACAAAGTACAACGGATACCTCTCCCCTAAAAGAAAAAGATAAAAGAACAGCATTAAAAGTTAAATACAATCATTTGCGTTCTTGTGAGAAACAGATAATAAGAGCCAAAACTGGTACACAACAGTGTATATCTCTTAACATCTGTTGCCCTCGTCCACTGTTTGTATACTACAACTGCTGTCCATTAAGTACTGCTTGTTTACTTTGTCTGTTGTAATAGTATCAGACCTTAGCTAGCAGTAGTTATATGCAACAGTGGTTaaaggttgttaggttgttagatgggGGAGCAACACAAAGATACTGCCATGGATCATTATAACACTGGTTAAAAGTAATTATAACGCGACCAAATAGCCAACTTATAAGAACAGCATATAGTAGGTCTTTTAACTCAAAGAATAGCATTAAAAGAACAGCATTGAAAGTTCATACACTAATTTACTGTGAATATAGTATATGATTTACTAATCATTTACATTAAATAATGAAAATGATTTACTATGAATATACCATTAAATGCAATAAAGAACAACCATTTAATTATTGGTATTGTATTAAATAAGAACAACCATTAAACGaacttttttataaaataatctaATCATTGTTATTGTATTAAATAAGAACAACCATTTAATGaacttttatataaaataaactaATCATTGGAATTGTATTAAATACAATCATAACACACAAACAAATTTATATAAATGGCAAATTAGAAATTACTAGACATCTTGAAGATCCAAATTCATCTTTTTTCTTTCATTAGGAAAGATTTCCATATCTCCACATGAGACAACAATTCCAGCAACATCTAAAATGTTAAAAATAGCAACAGAAATTAGTGACATTGAAAAGGGAGGCAAAACATATAACAGATTATCAGAAACAGTCATACCGCACGTGAGCAGATCCTTTCCATCTCCATTAAGAATATGTGAATGTGCGATGAAATTAAATACGTAATCAACACCTTGCCAACCATTCGCACGTGTAACAACCGTACATCGGTAAAAGTTAATCTTGTAACCATGGTTAATAACTTTGTAAGCATCGGTGTTTTCTCCAACACCAAATCTGGAGAGAATAACAACTTCATCCTCATGAAGCTGTGAGATAAACATAGGGATTAATGGAGCCTTAATCCCTGCCTGAATCTTACAGCCCTGACAAATAAGTGAAAGCACATACtttagaaacaaacaaacaaacaaacagtatctcaaaaaaatataaaaggtACATGTGGCTAAAGTCTCAACATATGAAGGATCAATAAGTAACTAATATtcatgtttgtttcattgtgccTAATCCTATAACAGGGAAACAAACAGTAAGTATCTATAAATGACCAAAAACCAACCCTAAATTAcacaaaacagaaaataaataaccATATAACcctaaaacaaacaaacaaacaaaacactaaACAATAATCATCTACGAAGGACCATAAACAAACCAAACAAATATTCATCTTTGGTTCTTTATATCTAACCCTAAATTATAAAGGAtccaaaaaacaaacaaaaagccatctttctttctttaaacaaacaaacagacAATTTACAATAATCATCTATTTcgcataaaaaaaacaaacaaaaagattttcttctttgtttctttttgtCTAACCCTAAATTACACAAAACTCAAAACGGAAATGATAAAAAGAGTTAAAAAAACATCAAAGATGATTGACAAACACTAATACCTTCTCATCGAGCAAGATCGGATCCATCCGAAAGGACTGAACCCATTTTCAGATGATTCGACACTTGAGATTCCACATATCTTTAGACAGATTCAAATCATCAATGAAACTGAGTGACAAAGATGGGGGTTCACCGTCGGATTTCTTGCCGGATGACAGAGTTTGCACAGAAGAGCCGGACATTTTGAAATGAGAAGAAATGGTGAAATGGAATCAGTGAAGTTACATAATGAGAAGAAAGTTTGAATAAAAAGTGTGAAGAAGAAGGAGAGAGAAAGATATGATTACTTCTAGCAGTGCATTAATGGCAATTTCTCCTCCCCATGCAATTTCAAAGTTCCCTCATAAAGAAAAcctttttttataataataaaatcagATTATATATTTGAAATAGATTTATGTAGATATAAATATTGTAAACAGAATTATGACATCAGCAACGCCAAGTGGCATAGCTTAGAAGCTGACAAGTAAGCAGATTTACATCAGCTCATAATCTCTTATTATAGATAGTATAGATGGTGTCAATACTTTTTTTTTTGCGAATAGATGTCAGATTTTTTTACATTATGTTAGCGTCTAAAGCTATGCTTATAAAAATTTAAGGCATGATGTGTTAAAGTTTAAAGCATGTATTAATTTCCTTTTTTTCAATTATTAGGCAACATATATTCTTTTTAGTCAATCCCAAACCTATACACACAAATGGGTTTGTGTTTGGAAGTTCattggggaaccgactcaaatgACCATCACCAACCTTTATGTCAGTGACATGTCACCACACCCTCATTAACTAACCTAATCCACCACCCTATATGGTGTGGACCATGACTCCCACCATCATCCGCTATCCTCTCGCACCAATCAAAATCCCCTAATTAATTGATACATGATCATGTTGTCATGGATTAAATCATGCGCACCATCATTGTTTGAAAAGAAGGTGGTGTACAACGAGAACCATGTCCCGCGTGGCAATCCATAACCCAATCCACCACCCCCATACCCTCATAGCCTAAAAAAGGTTGAGGaactgaagaggtatggtcccaaatcgGTGCACACATGGCAcggggaccacaccacttttccTACATGGCGTCCACATCATCCGTGTGcgtccagaagcttctagaagaaATCGCATGTGACAAAGAAGATGCTTCTCCAAACAAAAAGGACGACACGTGGCACCAATGGATGGACGCCAACCTTCACAGGCCGACAGCCAGGACCAGTGAGCGCCCAGCTGGACGAATGAGCGCGTGCCATGTCATCCACTACACGAGCGACAGCAGAGGGGAcaaagaggatattccccttggtcggacagctggcgcccaCTGGCTAGCTGGCAGgtctcctcctcctccttcatccttcggctataaatagaggattCCTCCTTCAGGTTTAAGGATTCTGCTCTCTCACTATTTACTCTTAACACACACTATTctcctcagaacagtacttattctcacgccggatggTAGTCATAAGGAGAACCCCCCTATTCCCCTCCTTGTGGCGAGTCACCGGTGTTCTGTTTTGTAGGATATCAGCTAACGGCGAGTGGAGGAAGAGATTGAACCATCATACACGAGACAGTTCAGCTGGGACAACCTTTTattaaccagtgtttcatcaggAACCAACTCAAACAAACTCCAATTAAACTTAGGAGTCGATTTTAGAATGGCAAgtagggttgtaaacgagccgagccgagccgaaccaGGGTGGGCTTAGGCCCGACTCGTTTAAAAatcgaatcgagccgagccggCTCATTTTTCTTGACGAGCTGGAAAGTTGGCTCGTCAAGCCGGCTCATTTGTTTAAAAAAAGTTAATATTTTTTACACACGTAATGATATACATAAAAccaaaaaacaataaataaaacatTATTTATGCTAATAGAATAGTAATTTGGCAAACAATAGAATAGTAATTTGGCAAACAATAGAACGAACAAGAAAAGATTTATTGTTACTTGTTTAATCTATATTTTATAAATCAATATTACTAAATAAAACAATATCTTAACAATCTATTTCTTTCAATAAAAAAATAACCATATTACTAATTAAACAACATTGCTTAGATATATTAGAATATATACTCACACACATAATTGGGGGTTTAATTTAAATGAGCCAAAACCAGCGAGTCAACGAGCCAATTAATGTGCGAGCCACGAACCGAACCTATCTTGGCTCTGGTTCGGCTCGTTTACGCACCGAACCGAGCCAACTCATTTAAAACCGAATTAacttcgagccgagcttttttcAAACTTTTTTCGATCTATTAAAACCTCAAGCCACGGACTTTTTAAACAACCCTAATGACAGGTGAATCTGTTAAAAATGATTAAGATCTGgtctattttaaaaaaaaaaaatcaacttgtTATTAAACAAGGGTATTATTGTAAATATAGAAACCACGATCAATcaatcaaataaaacaaaaccctgGATTGATCAAAGCTCCAAAAACCTCCTCTCCCTATTCTCCAGTGtagtgtttgggattgcttatttaactccaaaagtgttttttttttttttttttttttttgtccatAAGTGTTTATTAACTTAtgacttttaaaaaaaataaaaataaaaaggtatTTGGAAAAAGTAAAATAACCAAAAAGAATAAGCTTCCATGTTTGGTTCCTATTTCTAAGAATGAGGATAGATGGTAATTTTATGATAA belongs to Helianthus annuus cultivar XRQ/B chromosome 5, HanXRQr2.0-SUNRISE, whole genome shotgun sequence and includes:
- the LOC110943792 gene encoding replication protein A 70 kDa DNA-binding subunit B-like, with amino-acid sequence MDPILLDEKGCKIQAGIKAPLIPMFISQLHEDEVVILSRFGVGENTDAYKVINHGYKINFYRCTVVTRANGWQGVDYVFNFIAHSHILNGDGKDLLTCDVAGIVVSCGDMEIFPNERKKMNLDLQDGRGIRCTLWNMYAQEFNDFLSQNSPNETVMASFVMNCWICILFLAGQYTVQSDKFGSRLFLNQEIDEINELRKSLLVKQFEAGASSSQTILSSQSVFPVRQEFLIETPKRHVDEIIEIDSGMSCVVVATIKIVQQNYGWFYPACRDCNKKVLTKIEYLQYAKTISDKVMNLSPASLVCPKCDKECTSITIKFKVHLRVQDETGSVSFVMFDKDVMKLIGSTANDIRERQVKLDDTETFPHEISQLVEKKLAFKIKVSDYNRNHDYHVYTIQKVCDDPDIIAELVGGNGNALEVADEVFSQEGSEIKAVQLSESSQMAGADISKDVISVMADSSVVEAEKDSATSPNGKRSLQDVEGQNVGELSSNNKRSRRKPSRLNT